The proteins below are encoded in one region of Silene latifolia isolate original U9 population chromosome 2, ASM4854445v1, whole genome shotgun sequence:
- the LOC141644151 gene encoding large ribosomal subunit protein eL34, with protein MVQRLTYRRRHSYATKSNQHRIVKTPGGKLVYQTTKKRASGPKCPVTGKRIQGIPHLRPTEYKRSRLPRNRRTVNRPYGGVLSGGAVRERIIRAFLIEEQKIVKKVLKIQKTKEKQAGKS; from the exons ATGGTGCAAAGGCTAACTTACCGTAGGCGTCACAGCTATGCTACTAAATCTAACCAACACCGCATCGTCAAAACCCCTG GTGGTAAGTTGGTGTATCAGACCACAAAGAAGAGAGCTAGTGGACCTAAGTGCCCTGTTACCGGAAAGAGAATTCAAGGG ATTCCTCACTTGAGACCAACTGAATACAAGAGATCCAGATTGCCAAGGAACAGGAGAACTGTTAACCGACCTTATGGTGGAGTTCTGTCTGGTGGTGCTGTTAGAGAAAG GATCATAAGAGCATTCCTCATCGAAGAGCAAAAGATCGTGAAGAAAGTTTTGAAGATCCAAAAGACCAAGGAAAAGCAAGCTGGAAAGAGCTAA